A single genomic interval of Wolbachia endosymbiont of Diaphorina citri harbors:
- a CDS encoding TerC family protein — protein sequence MLADAWTLLILTLLETILGIDNLIFISLAIDKVPNLLRERARLIGFGLALLMRFVILFFTSHILSMQKPIFHSVSLDISVKDLLMIAGGLFLIVKSSIELWSEIFVHKENKTKANVKSQCFLVVLQIILIDLVFSVDSILTAIALTHNMIIIAIAFTFSILAMLFSSSYTAQLIKSSPSLKVIAILFILLIGIYLILEGLHIELPKACLYSSFMFALLVEAISKIKTMRP from the coding sequence ATGCTAGCTGATGCTTGGACTTTATTGATACTTACGCTACTTGAAACTATACTTGGTATAGACAATTTAATCTTTATTTCTCTAGCAATAGATAAGGTGCCAAATCTGCTGAGAGAAAGAGCCCGCCTTATAGGTTTTGGCTTGGCACTATTGATGCGTTTTGTAATACTATTTTTTACATCGCATATATTATCAATGCAAAAGCCTATATTTCACTCTGTATCACTAGATATTTCAGTAAAAGATTTACTTATGATTGCAGGAGGGTTATTCCTTATTGTTAAAAGTTCTATAGAGTTGTGGAGCGAAATTTTTGTACATAAGGAGAACAAAACAAAGGCAAACGTTAAATCACAATGTTTTTTAGTTGTGCTACAAATTATATTAATAGATTTAGTTTTTTCTGTTGATTCAATATTAACTGCTATAGCATTAACTCATAATATGATAATTATTGCTATAGCATTTACATTTTCCATATTAGCAATGCTATTTTCATCAAGTTATACCGCTCAGTTAATAAAATCCAGCCCAAGCTTAAAAGTAATTGCCATTCTATTTATTTTACTCATTGGTATATATCTAATACTTGAAGGACTTCACATAGAACTACCAAAAGCATGTTTGTATTCTTCATTCATGTTTGCATTGCTTGTGGAAGCTATAAGCAAAATAAAGACAATGCGGCCTTGA
- the guaA gene encoding glutamine-hydrolyzing GMP synthase, with protein MSAIAVIDFGSQFTQLIARQIREMGVYCEIFPSNIDFETVSKFNGFIFSGGPQSVNDNCSEVSEVAHKIIKLNETINTPILGICYGQQLICHYFGAKVRKEFNQEFGKTKIKILKESPIIKDTWDVNSEVDVLMNHADSVETIPQGFTAIASGIINQTIAIIANEQRKIYCTQFHPEVKPTTNGSKLLSNFLDIANCERDWTMKSFIEKQKEKIQNLVGEKKVIAAVSGGVDSSVAAVLTHKAIGKQLNCIFIDTGLLRKSQTTAMLKEIPINYVDKSNLFLSRLKGITDPEEKRKIIGNTFIEVFEEEAKKIGDVDFLMQGTIYSDVVESGHASGNTSTIKSHHNVGGLPEKMNLKLVEPLRYLFKDEVRLLGKEIGLSDGIIFQHPFPGPGLAVRIIGEVDEEKVRILQEVDEIYINTMKNYDLYDKIWQAFAVLLPVKTVGVMGDNRTYGYVCALRAVTSSDGMTADAFPFENKDQHSLVFWRFLQDVSSIVVNKVSGVNRVVYDLTSKPPATIEWE; from the coding sequence TTGTCAGCAATTGCCGTTATTGATTTTGGTTCACAGTTTACACAGCTTATTGCAAGACAAATCAGGGAAATGGGCGTTTACTGTGAAATATTTCCAAGCAATATCGATTTCGAAACAGTATCAAAATTCAATGGATTTATTTTTTCTGGAGGACCGCAATCTGTAAATGACAATTGCTCTGAAGTAAGTGAAGTAGCACATAAAATTATAAAACTTAACGAAACAATAAACACTCCTATACTTGGAATATGTTATGGACAGCAACTCATTTGTCATTATTTCGGGGCAAAGGTAAGAAAAGAATTCAATCAGGAATTTGGCAAAACTAAAATCAAGATACTAAAAGAATCCCCAATTATAAAGGATACTTGGGACGTTAATTCCGAAGTCGATGTGCTAATGAACCATGCAGACAGTGTCGAAACTATACCGCAAGGATTTACTGCTATTGCCTCAGGTATAATAAATCAAACAATCGCAATAATTGCCAACGAACAGCGGAAGATTTACTGTACTCAGTTCCATCCTGAAGTTAAGCCTACGACAAATGGTAGTAAACTTCTCTCTAATTTCTTAGATATTGCAAATTGTGAGAGAGATTGGACAATGAAGTCATTCATTGAAAAACAGAAGGAAAAAATTCAAAACTTAGTAGGGGAGAAAAAAGTAATTGCTGCAGTAAGTGGGGGGGTTGATTCAAGTGTTGCAGCAGTTCTTACACACAAAGCTATAGGAAAACAATTAAACTGTATTTTTATCGATACTGGGTTATTGCGTAAGAGCCAGACCACTGCTATGTTAAAAGAAATTCCAATAAATTACGTTGATAAATCAAACTTGTTTTTAAGTAGGTTAAAGGGAATAACTGATCCGGAAGAAAAGCGAAAAATTATCGGCAATACTTTTATCGAAGTATTTGAAGAAGAGGCAAAAAAAATAGGTGATGTGGATTTTTTAATGCAAGGCACCATTTACTCTGATGTAGTTGAATCAGGTCACGCTTCAGGAAACACTAGTACAATTAAATCTCATCACAATGTTGGTGGGTTGCCAGAAAAAATGAATCTGAAACTAGTAGAACCTTTACGCTATCTCTTTAAAGATGAAGTAAGGCTGCTTGGCAAAGAAATTGGGCTTTCAGATGGGATAATATTTCAACATCCATTTCCTGGACCTGGACTTGCAGTGAGGATCATAGGTGAGGTTGATGAAGAAAAGGTACGAATATTGCAAGAAGTAGATGAAATATATATCAACACAATGAAAAATTATGATCTGTATGATAAAATATGGCAGGCTTTTGCTGTACTGTTACCAGTAAAAACTGTGGGAGTTATGGGAGATAATCGTACATACGGATATGTTTGCGCTTTAAGGGCTGTGACTTCATCTGATGGCATGACAGCTGATGCATTTCCATTTGAAAATAAAGATCAACATTCGTTAGTATTTTGGAGGTTTTTGCAAGACGTCAGTAGTATAGTTGTTAACAAAGTTTCCGGAGTAAATCGAGTTGTGTATGATTTAACTTCCAAGCCACCAGCAACTATTGAGTGGGAGTAG
- a CDS encoding type II secretion system protein GspD, with the protein MAILKCLILLFIISCTHLPNKQHSVNIDNYKHDYSLQQYNTPLKNNEPAIPEMIPLPVEFPDLTTSNQFLSINVDEKVPVKDLLIEIGKLSDVNLDIDPKISGNITLKLKDKNINEVIQNIANSAKLRYSMNNGVIRIEQDLPYAQNYYVDFINIQHSAQRSFIIGNNITDSDGDRNYMKSQYSSDLWNSLEKGLNAIMDVNGVDDGEFLSSNREAGVIILNARKDIHKAVEEYINKVKKLVSSQVMIEAKIVEVLLDDKYLSGINLNDLHNETKSITNQGNSIIDLAINSSVSDLGDLVKNLGKFGTSTVISSPRVHAINNQQAMISFTKNHIYFTSDIQKNTKNSNHALITKMNSTPIGVVLIIHPSINIDTNEIFMDIHPTLSRINDYTKDPNIEYVAQQNKMKLNSDIPIIETREMHSTLKIKSGEVMVIGGLIEHRKDNQNLLHQKSKKLAKTVETVIFLKATIVPTLGLLDIKDRNLYIY; encoded by the coding sequence ATGGCTATTTTAAAATGTTTAATACTCCTTTTCATTATTTCTTGTACACATCTACCTAACAAGCAACATTCTGTTAATATAGACAATTATAAGCACGATTATTCGTTGCAACAATATAATACTCCTTTGAAGAATAACGAACCAGCAATACCAGAAATGATACCTTTACCGGTAGAGTTTCCCGATCTTACAACCAGTAATCAGTTTCTTTCGATTAATGTTGATGAAAAAGTACCAGTAAAGGATTTACTGATTGAGATAGGAAAACTTTCTGACGTTAACTTAGACATAGATCCCAAAATATCAGGTAATATTACTTTAAAGCTAAAAGATAAGAACATAAACGAAGTAATTCAGAATATAGCCAACAGCGCCAAATTGCGTTACTCAATGAATAATGGTGTAATTAGAATTGAACAAGATTTGCCATATGCACAAAATTATTACGTAGACTTCATCAATATTCAACACTCTGCGCAAAGGAGTTTTATCATTGGTAACAATATTACCGACAGTGATGGTGATAGAAACTATATGAAATCTCAATATAGTAGTGATTTATGGAATTCATTAGAAAAAGGCTTAAATGCAATAATGGATGTTAACGGAGTAGATGATGGTGAGTTTCTTTCATCCAACAGAGAAGCTGGTGTCATTATTCTAAATGCTAGAAAAGATATTCACAAAGCTGTTGAAGAATATATTAATAAAGTTAAGAAATTGGTGTCTTCTCAAGTAATGATCGAGGCCAAAATAGTTGAAGTTTTATTAGACGATAAATACCTTTCTGGTATCAACTTAAATGATTTGCATAATGAAACCAAATCTATAACAAATCAAGGTAACTCTATTATTGACCTAGCAATTAACTCTAGTGTGAGTGATTTAGGAGATTTAGTAAAAAATTTAGGCAAATTTGGCACTTCAACCGTAATTTCAAGCCCTAGAGTACATGCTATAAATAATCAGCAAGCAATGATTTCATTTACTAAAAACCATATCTATTTTACTTCCGATATACAGAAAAATACCAAAAATTCTAATCATGCATTAATTACCAAGATGAATAGCACTCCAATAGGTGTGGTGTTAATAATCCACCCAAGCATTAACATTGATACTAATGAAATATTCATGGATATACACCCAACCTTATCAAGAATTAACGATTACACTAAAGACCCAAATATAGAATATGTCGCACAGCAGAATAAAATGAAATTAAATAGTGACATTCCAATTATTGAAACCAGAGAAATGCACTCTACGTTAAAAATTAAGAGCGGCGAAGTTATGGTAATTGGTGGGCTTATAGAGCATAGAAAAGATAACCAAAACTTATTGCATCAAAAGTCAAAAAAACTGGCTAAGACAGTAGAAACCGTCATCTTCCTGAAAGCAACAATCGTACCAACACTTGGTTTATTAGATATAAAAGATAGGAATTTATATATATATTAA